From a region of the Panicum virgatum strain AP13 chromosome 2K, P.virgatum_v5, whole genome shotgun sequence genome:
- the LOC120687590 gene encoding putative F-box/FBD/LRR-repeat protein At3g49030 isoform X4, producing MARANQRSCTRCHRDLPTCSCGGVGPARRSARLCRGRDPGGADRISALPDDLLLQILNRLGCAAAAARTGLLSRRWRGLWTRLPDLVLREMNPGSLHAALARLVAAFELEPRARPRLLNIRAPSYRMFSPAQIASLLNAAAMLQPENLTIAVAAAVLVMLPSLDGTRSMTLDVQGVSLITPQFGDMPDLESLSLHRYDAVPFSLLRRCSALRSLSISYWRLDSITIDLPLLEELVLSATAQLRRVVIKAPRLKKLTFGAIEGVLDDFSLCYMASEVEHLSWQCASGASHVHFGDIWSLMTVTMKTSEPQGQLQRCPTSNTLSLNIFEWQFDQEEGAALSFDFEHYISSCCPIANISALELCINSSGHVYGVLVLHLLEVYTLIKRLKVDLCKFQVPLQLILMEPKQPEAI from the exons ATGGCTCGGGCGAACCAGAGATCCTGCACGCGTTGCCACAGGGACCTCCCGAcctgctcctgcggcggcgtcgggcccgCCCGTCGATCCGCCCGGCTCTGCCGCGGCCGCGACCCGGGCGGCGCCGACCGCATCAGCGCCCTGCCCGACGACCTGCTGCTCCAGATCCTCAACCGCctcggctgcgccgccgccgccgcccggacggGCCTGCTGTCGCGCCGGTGGCGGGGCCTCTGGACCCGCCTCCCCGACCTCGTCCTCCGCGAGATGAACCCCGGCTCGCTCCACGCCGCGCTCGCGCGGCTCGTCGCCGCGTTCGAGCTCGAGCCCCGCGCCCGGCCGCGGCTCCTCAACATCCGGGCCCCCAGCTACCGCATGTTCTCGCCCGCCCAGATCGCCTCGCTGCTCAACGCCGCCGCGATGCTGCAGCCGGAGAATCTCACtatcgccgtcgccgctgccgtcctGGTGATGCTACCCTCCCTCGACGGCACCAGGTCGATGACGCTGGACGTGCAGGGCGTCAGTCTGATCACCCCCCAATTCGGGGACATGCCCGACCTCGAGAGCCTGTCGCTTCATCGCTACGACGCCGTCCCATTCAGCCTGCTCCGCCGCTGCTCCGCGCTGCGTAGCCTCTCGATCTCCTACTGGCGCCTTGACTCCATCACGATCGACCTGCCCTTGCTCGAGGAGCTAGTTCTGTCGGCCACGGCGCAGCTCCGGCGAGTCGTCATCAAAGCCCCTAGGCTTAAGAAGCTGACGTTTGGGGCCATAGAGGGTGTCCTGGATGATTTCTCCCTGTGCTACATGGCATCAGAGGTGGAGCATCTCTCGTGGCAATGCGCTAGCGGCGCGTCACATGTTCACTTTGGTGATATTTGGTCCCTGATGACCGTGACTATGAAGACATCGGAGCCTCAAGGTCAGCTGCAGCGCTGCCCTACCTCCAACACCCTGTCGCTCAACATATTTGAATGGCAG TTTGATCAGGAAGAAGGTGCAGCCCTGAGCTTTGACTTTGAGCATTACATATCATCCTGCTGTCCTATTGCCAACATTTCTGCTTTAGAGCTGTGCATCAACTCCAGCGGTCATGTCTACGGAGTACTGGTCCTGCACCTGCTGGAGGTTTATACCTTGATAAAGAGGCTCAAGGTGGACCTGTGTAAGTTTCAG GTTCCACTGCAGTTAATTTTGATGGAGCCAAAACAGCCTGAA GCTATTTAA
- the LOC120687590 gene encoding uncharacterized protein LOC120687590 isoform X2, whose amino-acid sequence MARANQRSCTRCHRDLPTCSCGGVGPARRSARLCRGRDPGGADRISALPDDLLLQILNRLGCAAAAARTGLLSRRWRGLWTRLPDLVLREMNPGSLHAALARLVAAFELEPRARPRLLNIRAPSYRMFSPAQIASLLNAAAMLQPENLTIAVAAAVLVMLPSLDGTRSMTLDVQGVSLITPQFGDMPDLESLSLHRYDAVPFSLLRRCSALRSLSISYWRLDSITIDLPLLEELVLSATAQLRRVVIKAPRLKKLTFGAIEGVLDDFSLCYMASEVEHLSWQCASGASHVHFGDIWSLMTVTMKTSEPQGQLQRCPTSNTLSLNIFEWQFDQEEGAALSFDFEHYISSCCPIANISALELCINSSGHVYGVLVLHLLEVYTLIKRLKVDLCKFQERRECSANCPCIQLNNWSNQTVSLTHLKEMEIKGVRGEDHEIDILKVILRSAARLERVTITFKTKSKQHIRHFSNKLQRILKAHPYVKCGIYRCSGSTAVNFDGAKTA is encoded by the exons ATGGCTCGGGCGAACCAGAGATCCTGCACGCGTTGCCACAGGGACCTCCCGAcctgctcctgcggcggcgtcgggcccgCCCGTCGATCCGCCCGGCTCTGCCGCGGCCGCGACCCGGGCGGCGCCGACCGCATCAGCGCCCTGCCCGACGACCTGCTGCTCCAGATCCTCAACCGCctcggctgcgccgccgccgccgcccggacggGCCTGCTGTCGCGCCGGTGGCGGGGCCTCTGGACCCGCCTCCCCGACCTCGTCCTCCGCGAGATGAACCCCGGCTCGCTCCACGCCGCGCTCGCGCGGCTCGTCGCCGCGTTCGAGCTCGAGCCCCGCGCCCGGCCGCGGCTCCTCAACATCCGGGCCCCCAGCTACCGCATGTTCTCGCCCGCCCAGATCGCCTCGCTGCTCAACGCCGCCGCGATGCTGCAGCCGGAGAATCTCACtatcgccgtcgccgctgccgtcctGGTGATGCTACCCTCCCTCGACGGCACCAGGTCGATGACGCTGGACGTGCAGGGCGTCAGTCTGATCACCCCCCAATTCGGGGACATGCCCGACCTCGAGAGCCTGTCGCTTCATCGCTACGACGCCGTCCCATTCAGCCTGCTCCGCCGCTGCTCCGCGCTGCGTAGCCTCTCGATCTCCTACTGGCGCCTTGACTCCATCACGATCGACCTGCCCTTGCTCGAGGAGCTAGTTCTGTCGGCCACGGCGCAGCTCCGGCGAGTCGTCATCAAAGCCCCTAGGCTTAAGAAGCTGACGTTTGGGGCCATAGAGGGTGTCCTGGATGATTTCTCCCTGTGCTACATGGCATCAGAGGTGGAGCATCTCTCGTGGCAATGCGCTAGCGGCGCGTCACATGTTCACTTTGGTGATATTTGGTCCCTGATGACCGTGACTATGAAGACATCGGAGCCTCAAGGTCAGCTGCAGCGCTGCCCTACCTCCAACACCCTGTCGCTCAACATATTTGAATGGCAG TTTGATCAGGAAGAAGGTGCAGCCCTGAGCTTTGACTTTGAGCATTACATATCATCCTGCTGTCCTATTGCCAACATTTCTGCTTTAGAGCTGTGCATCAACTCCAGCGGTCATGTCTACGGAGTACTGGTCCTGCACCTGCTGGAGGTTTATACCTTGATAAAGAGGCTCAAGGTGGACCTGTGTAAGTTTCAG GAGAGAAGAGAATGTAGTGCGAACTGCCCCTGTATTCAGTTGAATAACTGGAGCAATCAGACTGTCTCCTTGACTCATCTGAAAGAAATGGAAATTAAAGGCGTTAGAGGGGAGGATCATGAAATTGATATATTAAAAGTCATATTAAGAAGTGCAGCGAGGCTTGAAAGAGTGACCATCACATTCAAGACGAAGTCGAAACAGCACATTCGCCACTTTTCCAATAAACTACAAAGAATCTTGAAGGCACATCCCTATGTGAAGTGCGGAATTTATCGCTGTTCTG GTTCCACTGCAGTTAATTTTGATGGAGCCAAAACAGCCTGA
- the LOC120687590 gene encoding uncharacterized protein LOC120687590 isoform X1 translates to MARANQRSCTRCHRDLPTCSCGGVGPARRSARLCRGRDPGGADRISALPDDLLLQILNRLGCAAAAARTGLLSRRWRGLWTRLPDLVLREMNPGSLHAALARLVAAFELEPRARPRLLNIRAPSYRMFSPAQIASLLNAAAMLQPENLTIAVAAAVLVMLPSLDGTRSMTLDVQGVSLITPQFGDMPDLESLSLHRYDAVPFSLLRRCSALRSLSISYWRLDSITIDLPLLEELVLSATAQLRRVVIKAPRLKKLTFGAIEGVLDDFSLCYMASEVEHLSWQCASGASHVHFGDIWSLMTVTMKTSEPQGQLQRCPTSNTLSLNIFEWQFDQEEGAALSFDFEHYISSCCPIANISALELCINSSGHVYGVLVLHLLEVYTLIKRLKVDLCKFQERRECSANCPCIQLNNWSNQTVSLTHLKEMEIKGVRGEDHEIDILKVILRSAARLERVTITFKTKSKQHIRHFSNKLQRILKAHPYVKCGIYRCSGQWLRRGVVYWLV, encoded by the exons ATGGCTCGGGCGAACCAGAGATCCTGCACGCGTTGCCACAGGGACCTCCCGAcctgctcctgcggcggcgtcgggcccgCCCGTCGATCCGCCCGGCTCTGCCGCGGCCGCGACCCGGGCGGCGCCGACCGCATCAGCGCCCTGCCCGACGACCTGCTGCTCCAGATCCTCAACCGCctcggctgcgccgccgccgccgcccggacggGCCTGCTGTCGCGCCGGTGGCGGGGCCTCTGGACCCGCCTCCCCGACCTCGTCCTCCGCGAGATGAACCCCGGCTCGCTCCACGCCGCGCTCGCGCGGCTCGTCGCCGCGTTCGAGCTCGAGCCCCGCGCCCGGCCGCGGCTCCTCAACATCCGGGCCCCCAGCTACCGCATGTTCTCGCCCGCCCAGATCGCCTCGCTGCTCAACGCCGCCGCGATGCTGCAGCCGGAGAATCTCACtatcgccgtcgccgctgccgtcctGGTGATGCTACCCTCCCTCGACGGCACCAGGTCGATGACGCTGGACGTGCAGGGCGTCAGTCTGATCACCCCCCAATTCGGGGACATGCCCGACCTCGAGAGCCTGTCGCTTCATCGCTACGACGCCGTCCCATTCAGCCTGCTCCGCCGCTGCTCCGCGCTGCGTAGCCTCTCGATCTCCTACTGGCGCCTTGACTCCATCACGATCGACCTGCCCTTGCTCGAGGAGCTAGTTCTGTCGGCCACGGCGCAGCTCCGGCGAGTCGTCATCAAAGCCCCTAGGCTTAAGAAGCTGACGTTTGGGGCCATAGAGGGTGTCCTGGATGATTTCTCCCTGTGCTACATGGCATCAGAGGTGGAGCATCTCTCGTGGCAATGCGCTAGCGGCGCGTCACATGTTCACTTTGGTGATATTTGGTCCCTGATGACCGTGACTATGAAGACATCGGAGCCTCAAGGTCAGCTGCAGCGCTGCCCTACCTCCAACACCCTGTCGCTCAACATATTTGAATGGCAG TTTGATCAGGAAGAAGGTGCAGCCCTGAGCTTTGACTTTGAGCATTACATATCATCCTGCTGTCCTATTGCCAACATTTCTGCTTTAGAGCTGTGCATCAACTCCAGCGGTCATGTCTACGGAGTACTGGTCCTGCACCTGCTGGAGGTTTATACCTTGATAAAGAGGCTCAAGGTGGACCTGTGTAAGTTTCAG GAGAGAAGAGAATGTAGTGCGAACTGCCCCTGTATTCAGTTGAATAACTGGAGCAATCAGACTGTCTCCTTGACTCATCTGAAAGAAATGGAAATTAAAGGCGTTAGAGGGGAGGATCATGAAATTGATATATTAAAAGTCATATTAAGAAGTGCAGCGAGGCTTGAAAGAGTGACCATCACATTCAAGACGAAGTCGAAACAGCACATTCGCCACTTTTCCAATAAACTACAAAGAATCTTGAAGGCACATCCCTATGTGAAGTGCGGAATTTATCGCTGTTCTG GCCAATGGTTGAGGCGAGGTGTGGTATACTGGCTAGTGTGA
- the LOC120687590 gene encoding putative F-box/FBD/LRR-repeat protein At3g49030 isoform X5, whose product MARANQRSCTRCHRDLPTCSCGGVGPARRSARLCRGRDPGGADRISALPDDLLLQILNRLGCAAAAARTGLLSRRWRGLWTRLPDLVLREMNPGSLHAALARLVAAFELEPRARPRLLNIRAPSYRMFSPAQIASLLNAAAMLQPENLTIAVAAAVLVMLPSLDGTRSMTLDVQGVSLITPQFGDMPDLESLSLHRYDAVPFSLLRRCSALRSLSISYWRLDSITIDLPLLEELVLSATAQLRRVVIKAPRLKKLTFGAIEGVLDDFSLCYMASEVEHLSWQCASGASHVHFGDIWSLMTVTMKTSEPQGQLQRCPTSNTLSLNIFEWQFDQEEGAALSFDFEHYISSCCPIANISALELCINSSGHVYGVLVLHLLEVYTLIKRLKVDLCKFQANG is encoded by the exons ATGGCTCGGGCGAACCAGAGATCCTGCACGCGTTGCCACAGGGACCTCCCGAcctgctcctgcggcggcgtcgggcccgCCCGTCGATCCGCCCGGCTCTGCCGCGGCCGCGACCCGGGCGGCGCCGACCGCATCAGCGCCCTGCCCGACGACCTGCTGCTCCAGATCCTCAACCGCctcggctgcgccgccgccgccgcccggacggGCCTGCTGTCGCGCCGGTGGCGGGGCCTCTGGACCCGCCTCCCCGACCTCGTCCTCCGCGAGATGAACCCCGGCTCGCTCCACGCCGCGCTCGCGCGGCTCGTCGCCGCGTTCGAGCTCGAGCCCCGCGCCCGGCCGCGGCTCCTCAACATCCGGGCCCCCAGCTACCGCATGTTCTCGCCCGCCCAGATCGCCTCGCTGCTCAACGCCGCCGCGATGCTGCAGCCGGAGAATCTCACtatcgccgtcgccgctgccgtcctGGTGATGCTACCCTCCCTCGACGGCACCAGGTCGATGACGCTGGACGTGCAGGGCGTCAGTCTGATCACCCCCCAATTCGGGGACATGCCCGACCTCGAGAGCCTGTCGCTTCATCGCTACGACGCCGTCCCATTCAGCCTGCTCCGCCGCTGCTCCGCGCTGCGTAGCCTCTCGATCTCCTACTGGCGCCTTGACTCCATCACGATCGACCTGCCCTTGCTCGAGGAGCTAGTTCTGTCGGCCACGGCGCAGCTCCGGCGAGTCGTCATCAAAGCCCCTAGGCTTAAGAAGCTGACGTTTGGGGCCATAGAGGGTGTCCTGGATGATTTCTCCCTGTGCTACATGGCATCAGAGGTGGAGCATCTCTCGTGGCAATGCGCTAGCGGCGCGTCACATGTTCACTTTGGTGATATTTGGTCCCTGATGACCGTGACTATGAAGACATCGGAGCCTCAAGGTCAGCTGCAGCGCTGCCCTACCTCCAACACCCTGTCGCTCAACATATTTGAATGGCAG TTTGATCAGGAAGAAGGTGCAGCCCTGAGCTTTGACTTTGAGCATTACATATCATCCTGCTGTCCTATTGCCAACATTTCTGCTTTAGAGCTGTGCATCAACTCCAGCGGTCATGTCTACGGAGTACTGGTCCTGCACCTGCTGGAGGTTTATACCTTGATAAAGAGGCTCAAGGTGGACCTGTGTAAGTTTCAG GCCAATGGTTGA
- the LOC120687590 gene encoding uncharacterized protein LOC120687590 isoform X3, whose product MARANQRSCTRCHRDLPTCSCGGVGPARRSARLCRGRDPGGADRISALPDDLLLQILNRLGCAAAAARTGLLSRRWRGLWTRLPDLVLREMNPGSLHAALARLVAAFELEPRARPRLLNIRAPSYRMFSPAQIASLLNAAAMLQPENLTIAVAAAVLVMLPSLDGTRSMTLDVQGVSLITPQFGDMPDLESLSLHRYDAVPFSLLRRCSALRSLSISYWRLDSITIDLPLLEELVLSATAQLRRVVIKAPRLKKLTFGAIEGVLDDFSLCYMASEVEHLSWQCASGASHVHFGDIWSLMTVTMKTSEPQGQLQRCPTSNTLSLNIFEWQFDQEEGAALSFDFEHYISSCCPIANISALELCINSSGHVYGVLVLHLLEVYTLIKRLKVDLCKFQERRECSANCPCIQLNNWSNQTVSLTHLKEMEIKGVRGEDHEIDILKVILRSAARLERVTITFKTKSKQHIRHFSNKLQRILKAHPYVKCGIYRCSGEEVVFA is encoded by the exons ATGGCTCGGGCGAACCAGAGATCCTGCACGCGTTGCCACAGGGACCTCCCGAcctgctcctgcggcggcgtcgggcccgCCCGTCGATCCGCCCGGCTCTGCCGCGGCCGCGACCCGGGCGGCGCCGACCGCATCAGCGCCCTGCCCGACGACCTGCTGCTCCAGATCCTCAACCGCctcggctgcgccgccgccgccgcccggacggGCCTGCTGTCGCGCCGGTGGCGGGGCCTCTGGACCCGCCTCCCCGACCTCGTCCTCCGCGAGATGAACCCCGGCTCGCTCCACGCCGCGCTCGCGCGGCTCGTCGCCGCGTTCGAGCTCGAGCCCCGCGCCCGGCCGCGGCTCCTCAACATCCGGGCCCCCAGCTACCGCATGTTCTCGCCCGCCCAGATCGCCTCGCTGCTCAACGCCGCCGCGATGCTGCAGCCGGAGAATCTCACtatcgccgtcgccgctgccgtcctGGTGATGCTACCCTCCCTCGACGGCACCAGGTCGATGACGCTGGACGTGCAGGGCGTCAGTCTGATCACCCCCCAATTCGGGGACATGCCCGACCTCGAGAGCCTGTCGCTTCATCGCTACGACGCCGTCCCATTCAGCCTGCTCCGCCGCTGCTCCGCGCTGCGTAGCCTCTCGATCTCCTACTGGCGCCTTGACTCCATCACGATCGACCTGCCCTTGCTCGAGGAGCTAGTTCTGTCGGCCACGGCGCAGCTCCGGCGAGTCGTCATCAAAGCCCCTAGGCTTAAGAAGCTGACGTTTGGGGCCATAGAGGGTGTCCTGGATGATTTCTCCCTGTGCTACATGGCATCAGAGGTGGAGCATCTCTCGTGGCAATGCGCTAGCGGCGCGTCACATGTTCACTTTGGTGATATTTGGTCCCTGATGACCGTGACTATGAAGACATCGGAGCCTCAAGGTCAGCTGCAGCGCTGCCCTACCTCCAACACCCTGTCGCTCAACATATTTGAATGGCAG TTTGATCAGGAAGAAGGTGCAGCCCTGAGCTTTGACTTTGAGCATTACATATCATCCTGCTGTCCTATTGCCAACATTTCTGCTTTAGAGCTGTGCATCAACTCCAGCGGTCATGTCTACGGAGTACTGGTCCTGCACCTGCTGGAGGTTTATACCTTGATAAAGAGGCTCAAGGTGGACCTGTGTAAGTTTCAG GAGAGAAGAGAATGTAGTGCGAACTGCCCCTGTATTCAGTTGAATAACTGGAGCAATCAGACTGTCTCCTTGACTCATCTGAAAGAAATGGAAATTAAAGGCGTTAGAGGGGAGGATCATGAAATTGATATATTAAAAGTCATATTAAGAAGTGCAGCGAGGCTTGAAAGAGTGACCATCACATTCAAGACGAAGTCGAAACAGCACATTCGCCACTTTTCCAATAAACTACAAAGAATCTTGAAGGCACATCCCTATGTGAAGTGCGGAATTTATCGCTGTTCTGGTGAGGAGGTGGTGTTTGCATGA